ATCTAATAAAAACTGTATTTTTTATTGTTTTATACTTTTTTCATTTAAATTAATATTATTAAAGTACTCTAAAAAATCACTTTCTGAATCAAGTATAAGAGTAGTTTTGTTATTTAAAGTTTTTCTATATGTTTCCAATGTTTTAATAAAACGATAAAACTCCGGTTCTTGATTATATGCCTTAGCATAAATTTGTAGAGCTTGAGCATCACCTTGACCACGAAGTTGACGCGCTTTCTTTTTAGCCTCAGCAAGAAGAACTGTTTTTTCTTTTTTAGCTTCAGCTCTAATCTGCTTAGCCTGCTGTTCTCCTTCTGCTCGATATCTATTAGCTTCCTCTTTGCGATGAGCATTCATTCGAGAATAAACAGATCTAGCATTGTCTTTAGGCAGATCAGCTCTTTTAATTCGAACATCAACAACTTCTATTCCTAGACTCTTACTATCATGATTACTCTTTTTGGTGACTTTTTTCATTATTTTTTTTCGAGTAGGAGATATTATTTCATCTAAAGTATATTTACCCAATTCAGCTCTCAATTCCGAATAAACAATATCATCCAATTGAGATTGCGCAGCCTTCATGGTTCCTACACTTTGATAGAATAAAAGAGGGTCCTTAATTCTCCACTGAGCATAATTATTCACCTCAAGGTTCTTTTCATCAGCGGTATAAATTACCTTAGGATTAGAATCATACTCTAAAATCTGTTCTTCAAAATATTTAACTTCCTGCAGCATAGGAATTTTAAACTTAAGACCTGGTGTAGTAACTGATTTCACTGGATCTCCAAACTGTAACACTACAACTTGATCAGTTTCATCAACAACGAAAAAAGTAGAACTAATAATAATTCCAGCTATAACTAATACTAGAATAGTTAAACTTAACTTCTTCATTATTTAGAACCCCCTTTCTTTATCTTATCTAAGTTTAACATTTTAAGTACCCCTTGTGAATTTTCACCAACAATAACCTTATTTAAATTAGGTAAAATTTCGCTCATAGTTTCTAAATAAAGCCGAGTTCTGGTTACTTCTTTGCCTGCTTTATATTTAACTAACAAATTATTAAACCG
This genomic interval from Sporohalobacter salinus contains the following:
- the hflC gene encoding protease modulator HflC, coding for MKKLSLTILVLVIAGIIISSTFFVVDETDQVVVLQFGDPVKSVTTPGLKFKIPMLQEVKYFEEQILEYDSNPKVIYTADEKNLEVNNYAQWRIKDPLLFYQSVGTMKAAQSQLDDIVYSELRAELGKYTLDEIISPTRKKIMKKVTKKSNHDSKSLGIEVVDVRIKRADLPKDNARSVYSRMNAHRKEEANRYRAEGEQQAKQIRAEAKKEKTVLLAEAKKKARQLRGQGDAQALQIYAKAYNQEPEFYRFIKTLETYRKTLNNKTTLILDSESDFLEYFNNINLNEKSIKQ